A genome region from Arachis duranensis cultivar V14167 chromosome 6, aradu.V14167.gnm2.J7QH, whole genome shotgun sequence includes the following:
- the LOC107494084 gene encoding uncharacterized protein LOC107494084: protein MADSSAATLRRHNSMVAPPPSKLSVPHRTSSLDSPHTNQTFELVSFNANSTSSSFYTSLRDVLPSFSSSAVNSPTAASSSSISIRNRLVKHAAWAYLQPMSSSPSSSYSTSSTHFLRRFSACLGSLFRRIAKIFDRILLAFRSLLSKT from the coding sequence ATGGCTGATTCCTCCGCCGCAACACTCCGCCGCCACAACTCCATGGTGGCGCCACCGCCCAGCAAACTCTCCGTCCCCCACCGCACATCAAGCTTGGACTCTCCCCACACCAATCAGACCTTCGAGCTGGTCTCTTTTAACGCCAActcaacttcttcctccttctaCACCTCCCTCAGAGACGTCCTCccttccttctcctcctccgccGTCAATTCCCCCACCGccgcctcctcctcctccatctCCATCCGCAACCGCCTTGTCAAGCATGCTGCCTGGGCTTACCTCCAGCCCATGTCCAGCTCCCCATCCTCCTCCTACTCCACCTCATCCACTCATTTCCTCCGCCGCTTCTCCGCCTGTCTCGGCTCCCTCTTCCGCCGCATCGCCAAAATCTTTGACCGTATACTCCTTGCTTTCAGAAGCTTACTAAGCAAAACATAA
- the LOC107494083 gene encoding putative HVA22-like protein g, translated as MLGDFLTRCLILLLGYAYPGFECYKTVEKNRVDNEELRFWCQYWIIVAMFTVLEKLADVVVGWFPLYDELKLALFIYLWYPKTKGTGYVYNFVLRPYVSRHENDIDKTFQEWRVRAWNLAIFYWKNCTELGQTAFWQVLDYLAGQSAKFSGKPDTKKNKKRGNEIAAPSAPPLPSLREALFENGNMNGSGSGHSKLTRRNVSDAPNARPVNFHLDPQTGFLHEEEPWGPEENDKPGGVFEKLRRLRKS; from the exons ATGTTGGGGGATTTCCTTACAAGGTGTCTTAT ATTGCTTCTGGGGTATGCATATCCTGGATTTGAATGCTACAAAACTGTGGAGAAGAACAGGGTTGACAACGAGGAACTTCGATTCTGGTGCCAATACTG GATCATTGTTGCAATGTTTACTGTGCTGGAAAAACTTGCAGATGTAGTTGTTGGATG GTTTCCATTGTACGATGAGTTGAAGCTTGCACTTTTTATCTACCTATGGTATCCTAAGACTAAG GGAACGGGATATGTGTATAATTTTGTGTTGCGGCCTTATGTGTCAAGACATGAAAACGACATTGACAAAACATTTCAAGAATGGAGAGTTAGGGCATGGAATTTGGCCATTTTTTACTGGAAAAACTGCACTGAATTGGGGCAAACTGCATTTTGGCAGGTTCTCGACTACTTGGCTGGCCAATCGGCTAAATTTTCCGGCAAACCCGACACTAAAAAGAATAAG AAAAGGGGTAATGAGATTGCAGCTCCAAGTGCACCACCATTGCCTTCATTGCGTGAGGCTCTATTTGAAAACGGCAACATGAATGGCTCAGGTTCAGGGCACAGCAAATTAACGCGCCGTAATGTTTCGGACGCGCCCAACGCCAGGCCAGTGAATTTCCATTTAGATCCCCAAACGGGTTTCTTGCATGAGGAGGAGCCATGGGGGCCTGAAGAAAATGACAAACCCGGTGGAGTCTTCGAGAAGCTACGACGCTTGCGTAAGAGTTAG